The sequence GCGGGACTAGCGCAGGCCGGTGCAACCATGAACATGCGGCGTATAACGGCACTGGCTGCCAAGGAATGGCGCGAGATACTGCGTGACCGGATTTTCTTTTCCCTGGCCTTTATTGTCCCGCTGGTGTGGATGCTGGTGTTTGGCTACGGTCTTACCCTGGATGTGGAAAATGTGCCCATTGCGATTCTGGATTATGACCGCAGCAGTCTCAGCCGGGATTATTCACATCGCTTTACAGATTCACGCTATTTCGACTTCAAAGGGTATCTGAAAGAATTACGGGAAGCGGACCGGTTGCTTGGCGCGGGCCGAGTGCGCGCCGTGATAATTATTCCCGAGCAGTTCCAGGAAAATCTTCTGAGCGGACGTCGTGCCGAGGGTACAGTCCCTGATAGACGGCAGCTTCCCGGTTCGGGCCGAGACCATTCAAGACTATGTGGAAGCCATCAACGCCGTCATGAGCGGGGCGTTGCAGGTTCAATATATTACCCGCAGCGCGGGCCTTTCTCCATCCCAGGCGCAGACCCTGATCGAGCCGTTGCGCATCAAGGTACGTTATCTGTATAACCAGGAGCTGCGCAGCATTTGGTCCATCGCCCCGTCGCTTATCATGTTTACCATGATGCTGGCCTCCCCCATGTTAACGGCCTTAAGCATCGTGCGCGAGAAGGAAACCGGCGCGATTTACAACATCTATGCGTCCACCGTCACCCGCCTGGAATTTCTGGCGGGAAAACTATTGCCCAACGTGACGATCTCGGCCATCAACGCCATGATCCTCTGGCTGGTTGCCGTTTTTTATTTCGGCGCGCCGTTCAAGGGGGATATTGTCTTCTTTGTTTGCGCCACGCTGTTGTATGTGCTGTGCACCAGCAGCATCGGTCTGCTGGTTTCCCTGCTGGTGCGCACCCAGATGGCGGCGCTGGTGGCAAGCACGATTATTGCCATGATACCGGCCATTCAGTTTTCAGGCATGCTGGCGCCGGTGTCGTCGCTGAGCGGATCCGGCTATGTACAGGCACACCTTTTTCCGCCCATGTATTACAACAACGTGCTGATGGGGAGCTTCCTCAAGGGTGTTGGATTGGAGACTTTGTGGCCCAATGCGGCCGTGCTCGCCCTCTACAGCGGCCTGTTGCTTGCCCTATGTTATGTCCTGTTTCACAAACGGACCAACACATGAAACGCACCCTGCTTGCGCCCCTGCTACGCTGCGCCTTATGGATAAGACGCCTTGAGGTGATGACCGTCAAGGAACTGAAGCAGTTGTCGCGCGATGTCGCGCTGATGGTTTTTATCATCTATGCCTTCACCCTCGAGATCTATGTAGCCGGCTCAGGCGTCGCCCTGGAATTGAAAAACGCCTCGCTGCTGGTGCACGATGCCGATCACAGCGCCGCCTCGCGTGATCTCATCTATCGTTTTCAGCCGCCTTACTTTAACCTTTCCAATGAAGCCGCTCACGGTAACGAAGGTGTGCGGCTCCTGGATCGTGGCGAGGCCATGTTGCTGTTGGATATTCCGCCGCAATTCAGCGAGACACTGCTGCGGTCCGAACGCACCGCGCAGGTACAGTTGCTGGTGGATACCAGCAACTCCACTATCGGCTACCTCGCGTCCAGCTATAGCACTCGTATCGGGCAGATGTTTTCCGAGAACTGGATTCAGGAGCGATTGATATTGGCCGGCTTAGACCCCCGGTCACTACCGAGCATCGGGAATGAGCGCCGCATATGGTACAACCCGGACCTGAAAAGCTCCTGGTTCAACGCCATCAGTGAATTGCTCGGGATGATGACGGTGGTGGCGGTACTGCTGCCCGGTGCGGCGCTGGTGCGCGAGAAAGAACGCGGAACCATAGAGCAATTGCTGGTCTCTCCACTGTCGCCTTTTCAGGTGATGTTTTCCAAGGTGCTGGCCATGACCCTGGTGATCCTGCTCGGTGTCACGTTGAGCTTATTCGCCATCATGCAACCCTTCTTCGCCGTCCCGGCCAGGGGCAGCCTGATTCTGTTTTTCTGCCTGACCGCCTTGTACGCGTTCACCACCTCCGGTCTCGGCCTGGTCGCCGCGACCTTCGCGCGCAATCAGGCTCAGGTGGGGATGCTGACCATCCTGATGGTGGCGCCGATGATAATGTTATCAGGCGCCTGGACGCCGCCCGAAGCCATGCCGGTCTGGCTAAGATACCTGGTGCATCTTTCGCCGTTGCATCATTATATTGATGTGGCCTATGGTATTCTATTGCATGGGGTAGGGCTGAGTATCCTGTGGCCCGCGGCGCTCTCCATGCTGGTTTTGGGCGGGATGTTGTTTGGACTGGGGCTGTGGCGCTTCCGCAGACAGTTTGGGTAACCTCACCCATTAATCAGGGGTCGCTTAATTAGAATAACCTGCTGCTTGTTCTAACTTTGCACATGGCGCTCCGCTCCCGGCAATAGGAGGCTGGGGAATATATTTCTAGCCCCGTGTTACTTAAACGGGGAGCGAAAATGGCAAAAAAACCCTCCATAGGGTGGATAACGAAATATCATGAAAGAAGCGCCGCTGCCGCCCGATGAATCGGTAAGGCTGTCCACGCTGTATGCTCTGTCTATCCTGGATACGCCTCCCGAGGCGCGTTTTGATCGCATCACGCGTTTTGCCATGCGCCTGTTCGATGTGCCGATCGCGCTCATTACCCTGGTGGATGCGGAGCGCCAGTGGTTCAAATCCTGTCAAGGCCTGGATGTCTCCGAGACGCCGCGCGGTATTTCATTTTGCGGCCACGCCATTTTAGAGGACCGCGCACTGGTCGTATCCGACGCATTGCTCGACGAGCGCTTTGCCGATAATCCGTTAGTGACAGGAGAGCCGCATATCCGTTTCTATGCCGGCTTCCCGATCAGTGCGCCGAACGGCAGCCGGCTCGGCACTTTCTGCGTTGTAGACCGCCGTCCGCGCCACCTGGATCAGGAACAACTCGACACGCTGCGTGACATGGCTGTGTGGGCACAGGACGAATTGTACAGCGCGGAACTCGCGCGCGCCTTCCAGCTCTCACAGCAAAATGCCTCATTGCGCGCCGAGATCGCCGATCGTATCAGAGCGGAACAGGCACTGCGTGAAATAGCCATTGCACTGGAAAATGCCGTCGAGGGAATCGCGCGGCTGGATGCAGAGGGGCGCTACAGCACGGTCAACAAGGCCTATGCCGACATGATCGGTTACGCCCCGGAAGATCTGATCGGCGCCGAATGGTCGATAACAGTGCACCCGGACGACCTTGGCTTGGCGAAGGCAGCGTACCAGCGCATGCGGGCGAGCGGGAAATCGGAGGTGGAAGTCAGGGGCTTGCGCAAAGATGGTTCGGTTTTCTACAACCATATAGTGATGGTCGGCACCTACGACGAGCAGAATAAGCTCATCGGTCACTATTGCTTCATGCATGACATCACTCAGCGCAAACAGGCAGAGGCGCGCCTTGAACATCTGGCGCTTTATGACCCCTTGACCGGGCTTCCCAATCGCAAGTTGCTTGACGACCGTCTGCGGCAGGTCTTAAGCGAGGCAGACCGCGAAGGTCACATGGTCGCGCTGCTGTTTATCGACCTCGACCACTTCAAGCACATCAATGACAGCTTCGGGCATGGCATGGGGGACAAGTTGCTCAGGGCGGTGGCCGGTCAGCTCAGCGCCGGCCTGCGGGCGGGTGATACCATTGCCCGCCTCGGAGGAGACGAGTTTGCCGTGGTGCTTCCTAATATTCGCCACGTGGACGAAGTGGCCGGTATTGTCCGGAAGATCCAGGCGTTGCTGGACGCCCCCTTCACTGTTGATGGACGGGAGCTGCATGTGAGCGCGAGCATCGGCATCACCCTGTACCCGCTGGATGAGGGCGATGTGGAAGGTCTCATCAGAAATGCCGACACCGCCATGTACCACGCCAAGGAGTCGGGGCGAAATACCTTCAGGCTCTATACGGCCGAACTCCATGCCCGCGCCACCCGGCGTCTGGCTCTTGAAAGCGGGCTGCGCCACGCCCTGAATCGAGAGGAATTCGTGTTGCACTACCAGCCACAGGTGGATCTGCGCACCGGAAGGCTTGTCGGCATGGAGGCGTTGCTGCGCTGGCGCCATCCCGAGGAAGGACTCATTCCTCCCATGGAGTTTATCCCCGTGGCCGAGGAGACCGGGCTGATCGTGCCAATTGGCGAGTGGGTGCTGAAGACCGTCTGCACCCAGATCAGGGTTTGGGAAAAACAGGGGTTTCCGCCGCTGCGGGTCGCGGTCAACCTCTCGGTGCAGCAGGTCAAGCATCGAGTCCTGCTCGAGACAGTGCGCCGGGCGCTCGCCGAGGCCCGGGTTGAACCACAGTATCTTGACCTCGAGCTCACCGAGAGCATCCTTATAAAGGGCGCGCAGACGACCACCTGCATCGAGGCGCTGGACGAAATGGGAGTAAACTTCTCCCTCGATGATTTCGGCACCGGCTACTCCTCGCTTGCCTACCTCAAGCGCTTCCCGATCGATCATCTCAAGATCGACCGCAGTTTCGTGCGTGACATCGCCACTGATCCCGATGATGCCGCGATCGTAAAGGCCGTCATCGCCATGGCGCGTGCGCTCGGCATGAAAGTTATTGCGGAGGGGGTGGAAACCCGCGAGCAACTCGAGCTCCTGAGCGGGGAGGGCTGCGACATGATCCAAGGTTACTACTGCAGCAAACCGCTCCCGGCCGATGAGATTACCGAATTGGTCCGGGACTGGGAGCGGATTCGGGAGAGCAAATTCGGGCTTCGTTACTCAGGAGCCACAAAGTGACGCGATGGGAAGTGTAGTCTTACTTACTGACCTATGAGTAACCTCGGACACCTGCAAAGCAAACGGGGTCGGACTGAGGCATACCCGTTTCTTCGGTGATTTTCAACGGCTACACGCGGCGATCAAGCAACTGTGCTTCGCTAGAGCTGTACTTCAGGATTTATAAAAGCGTATGCAGCTTTCCCAGCGCTTCTTCCACCGCCCGGCGGGTTACCCTGCCCTTGTGTTTCGCCTTGCGGGCCATCCAGTCCAGGCTCTTAACCTGATCGGCGAGCACCACACCCACCGCACCCGGCGCTTCATCCAGTGAAACCTCAAAAGGGTAACCTTTAACCTGGCTTGTGATGGGGCAACACAACATCAAGCCCGTGCGCGCGTTGTAAGCCTCGGGCGACAACACCAAGGCCGGACGATGCCCGGCTTGCTCATGCCCGGCCTGTGGATTGAATTCAAGCCACACGATATCGCCGCGGTCGGGTACATACTTGGCCGCCATTACAACATCTCACGGCCACGGGGGGCGCCAAAATCGGCTTCATCGTGCAGATTGTCTTTACGAATCTCCTTAAGCAAGCTCTCCAAACGATAACCACGCCGCTGCGGCATCAGTACAATTGACTCATCCGCAACCTCGATATCCAGGGCGTCGCCCTCACGGATACCCGACTGCTCTACGATCCCTTTCGGCACACGCACCGCCAAACTGTTGCCCCATTTTTGAGCTTTGGTTTTCACACATGAACTCCAATATAATGTATCTACAAAGTAGATACTATTATCATGCTGCTGGCGTGTCAACAAAAAAGAAGTGTTGCGCGGCAAACCCGTCACCCGCGCCCTCAAGCAGGGAATGATGCAGAACATGCATCGTTCCCCCGCACACATGAAAAAACCCGCCATTGCAGAATAAACCTTAGTTCTTTACCGTCAACACCCCGTCGCCGCGCAACTCCGCGACAAAACCCGCGCGCCGCAAGCGTTTCGCCACTTCATTGGGCACGTCGCGGCCGCTGGTTAACTTGTTCGGGGCCCCCGTGTAGTGAAACAGCTTGCCCTTGCGCTTCAACACTCTGGCGTCGGCACCAATTTGATCAGCGACGTCGTGTACCGCGACACCGGCTGAAACGTCTCGTCAACCCAGGAATAGATGGTTCTGTCATTACAGGCTTCGAGGTAGGGAAATAACCGGCCTTGCCAGACCCATCCCTCAACGCCCGCCGCAACCATCGCCGTCGAAAGCCCCAGATCGAGTGAGCACTCGACATTCGTCACGCCGGCCTGCACCGCCGCGCGCAATGTCTCATGCTCTTTCAATGTTAACAGCGGCCCCATCTAACTCCGATCCGGCATGGCGGCTGTAGTGCGATGGCGCGCTTTGCCCTTCAAAGCCATTTCCCAACCAAGGCCGGTCGCGCCCATTTCATTTTCTTACTTAGGCCAGCACGGGATAGTCGGTATAACCCTTTTCCCCCGGCGTATAAAAAGTGTTGGGATCGGGCGCGTTTAACGGTGCCTTCGTCTTCCAACGGGCGGGCAGGTCCGGGTTGGCGAGGAACAGACGCCCCACCGCGATGAGGTCTGCCTTGCCAGAGGCCAGATCGCTCTCAGCACGCGCGGCATCATAGCCACCCGAAAGGATCAAGGTGCCGTGGAACTGGGAGCGGAAGGTCTCTTTGATCGACGCGGGCACCGTGGGCGCGCCCATCGCCGAATGATCAACCAGATGCACATACACCAGGCCGCGCGCACTGAGCTGCCGCGCCATGTACGTGTAATCGGCCTCCATCGCGTCATAGAGCGGCATGTCATTGAACACCCCATAAGGCGAGAGCCGTATCCCAACCTTGTCCTTACCGATAGCATTGATCGCAGCCTCCGCCACCTCTAACACAAAGCGCGCGCGATTCTCGATCGACCCGCCGTAGCCGTCGCGCCGCTGGTTGGAATTGGGACGGATAAACTGCTCCAACAGATAACCATTGGCCGAGTGCAGCTCGATCCCGTCAAAGCCCGCCTTCACCGCATTGCGGGCCGCCTGCGCATATTCGCCGATCGCAGTCTTGATATCCGCCTCGGTCATCGCCTCAGGCACAGGCAGTGGTTTCATGCCCTCGGCATCGGTATACATCTCGCCGACGGCGCCACTACCCGCGCCCCGGCGGGCAAATTCAATGGATGTGTTATGCGACCCGTATGCATCAATTGCATGAAAAACTTCGCGCCACCCTGATGCACGGCGGCGGTGATGGGCTTCCACCCTTCCACTTGCGCCTCGGAAAAAATCCCCGGTATGCGGGGATACCCCAGGCCGTTGGGCGATGGCGAAGTGCCTTCGGTAATGATCAGCCCCGCCGAAGCGCGCTGCTGGTAATACTGCACCATCAGCGCGGTAGGAATGTTGTTGACGGCGCGGTTGCGCGTCAGCGGCGACATCACCAGACGATTCTGCAACTCCACGGAACCCAGCTTATATTTCGAGAACAACAGCGACATGCCTGCCTCCATTTAGAGTTGCGATAGTGATGAACAAGCGCTTGCTAAAACAAAATATGGGTCTATGCCACTTGGCCTTAGCCATCACCCAACGTTAAACTCGCCATTCCACGCCCCATCACCCTCTCTGTAGCAAAGCTAGGAATGCTGTTTGGTAGCTTGGTAGCTTACCTTAAGCCGTTCTGCCCGCATCGGCTAACATGGCGCGTATGCACTCTTCAAGTGGGGATAGGTATTTATCGATCACAGCGGCAACTGTCAGCGGATCAATATTTCCCAGATAGTTATGCACGAGGATATTGCGAAAGCCACTGATTTCTTGCCAAGGAATGGCCGGAAAGGTGGTCTTTTTGTCCCCAGGTAGCAATTGCGTGGCTTCGGATAGAGTCTGCAAATTACGCAAGGCGGCATCATACAGTACCTCATCCCGTGTGAGATCACCACGTGCCTGGATGCGTCGAATCTTCGCGATGGCGTCAAGGATATGCAGCGCATAGGGCTGCCAAGGCTTACTCATAATTCCACGGCCTCCTTCAGAACCTGTTCACGGATATGGCGATTGAGTTCATGTTCTGGCACCAGTTCCACCCGGCGATGGAGCAAATCCGCCAGCCGTGCTGTCAGAGGCAGTCGCTGGGTGAACAAATCGTAACCGTAGGGAAAATCCACCAGAAAATCCACATCGCTATCAGGCCGCT is a genomic window of Gammaproteobacteria bacterium containing:
- a CDS encoding ABC transporter permease — translated: MKRTLLAPLLRCALWIRRLEVMTVKELKQLSRDVALMVFIIYAFTLEIYVAGSGVALELKNASLLVHDADHSAASRDLIYRFQPPYFNLSNEAAHGNEGVRLLDRGEAMLLLDIPPQFSETLLRSERTAQVQLLVDTSNSTIGYLASSYSTRIGQMFSENWIQERLILAGLDPRSLPSIGNERRIWYNPDLKSSWFNAISELLGMMTVVAVLLPGAALVREKERGTIEQLLVSPLSPFQVMFSKVLAMTLVILLGVTLSLFAIMQPFFAVPARGSLILFFCLTALYAFTTSGLGLVAATFARNQAQVGMLTILMVAPMIMLSGAWTPPEAMPVWLRYLVHLSPLHHYIDVAYGILLHGVGLSILWPAALSMLVLGGMLFGLGLWRFRRQFG
- a CDS encoding EAL domain-containing protein, which codes for MKEAPLPPDESVRLSTLYALSILDTPPEARFDRITRFAMRLFDVPIALITLVDAERQWFKSCQGLDVSETPRGISFCGHAILEDRALVVSDALLDERFADNPLVTGEPHIRFYAGFPISAPNGSRLGTFCVVDRRPRHLDQEQLDTLRDMAVWAQDELYSAELARAFQLSQQNASLRAEIADRIRAEQALREIAIALENAVEGIARLDAEGRYSTVNKAYADMIGYAPEDLIGAEWSITVHPDDLGLAKAAYQRMRASGKSEVEVRGLRKDGSVFYNHIVMVGTYDEQNKLIGHYCFMHDITQRKQAEARLEHLALYDPLTGLPNRKLLDDRLRQVLSEADREGHMVALLFIDLDHFKHINDSFGHGMGDKLLRAVAGQLSAGLRAGDTIARLGGDEFAVVLPNIRHVDEVAGIVRKIQALLDAPFTVDGRELHVSASIGITLYPLDEGDVEGLIRNADTAMYHAKESGRNTFRLYTAELHARATRRLALESGLRHALNREEFVLHYQPQVDLRTGRLVGMEALLRWRHPEEGLIPPMEFIPVAEETGLIVPIGEWVLKTVCTQIRVWEKQGFPPLRVAVNLSVQQVKHRVLLETVRRALAEARVEPQYLDLELTESILIKGAQTTTCIEALDEMGVNFSLDDFGTGYSSLAYLKRFPIDHLKIDRSFVRDIATDPDDAAIVKAVIAMARALGMKVIAEGVETREQLELLSGEGCDMIQGYYCSKPLPADEITELVRDWERIRESKFGLRYSGATK
- the mazF gene encoding endoribonuclease MazF, translated to MAAKYVPDRGDIVWLEFNPQAGHEQAGHRPALVLSPEAYNARTGLMLCCPITSQVKGYPFEVSLDEAPGAVGVVLADQVKSLDWMARKAKHKGRVTRRAVEEALGKLHTLL
- a CDS encoding DUF86 domain-containing protein; this translates as MSKPWQPYALHILDAIAKIRRIQARGDLTRDEVLYDAALRNLQTLSEATQLLPGDKKTTFPAIPWQEISGFRNILVHNYLGNIDPLTVAAVIDKYLSPLEECIRAMLADAGRTA
- a CDS encoding nucleotidyltransferase domain-containing protein; its protein translation is MLLDELRGKKEAIAALGGQYGARRIRVFGSVARREERPDSDVDFLVDFPYGYDLFTQRLPLTARLADLLHRRVELVPEHELNRHIREQVLKEAVEL
- a CDS encoding AbrB/MazE/SpoVT family DNA-binding domain-containing protein, whose translation is MKTKAQKWGNSLAVRVPKGIVEQSGIREGDALDIEVADESIVLMPQRRGYRLESLLKEIRKDNLHDEADFGAPRGREML